The following are from one region of the Etheostoma spectabile isolate EspeVRDwgs_2016 chromosome 2, UIUC_Espe_1.0, whole genome shotgun sequence genome:
- the tmem176 gene encoding transmembrane protein 176 isoform X2, producing the protein MAVAVHRDLTVQVLQDGNAAKLTDRQQAVHAAVKRGDPKCLGVSQVMLGLMVMSYSIPLHFTEVTEVVRLGVPWWSGLTFIATGVVAIVLDKHSTMKILQELSRGIKSALLVFTLAQTAISAVLGFLLLRHRRGFAQYASLTQAASSSPTSLIPPNLN; encoded by the exons ATGGCGGTGGCAGTCCATAGGGATCTGACGGTGCAGGTGCTGCAGGACGGGAACGCTGCCAAGCTAACTGACAGACAGCAGGCGGTGCACGCGGCTGTCAAGAGAGGAGATCCCAAATGTCTGGGG gtGAGCCAGGTGATGCTGGGGCTGATGGTCATGTCCTACTCCATTCCTCTTCACTTCACTGAAGTCACTGAGGTTGTCCGCTTGGGAGTGCCATGGTGGAGCGGCCTGAcg TTCATTGCAACAGGAGTGGTCGCTATCGTCTTGGACAAACACAGCACCATGAAGATT ctgcAG GAGCTGAGCCGGGGGATCAAGTCGGCCCTCCTCGTCTTCACCCTGGCCCAGACAGCCATCTCGGCCGTGCTCGGCTTCCTTCTCTTAAGGCACAGACGCGGCTTCGCGCAGTACGCT TCTCTCACTCAGGCGGCGTCGTCCAGCCCCACATCACTCATCCCCCCCAACCTGAACTGA
- the tmem176 gene encoding transmembrane protein 176 isoform X1, protein MAVAVHRDLTVQVLQDGNAAKLTDRQQAVHAAVKRGDPKCLGVSQVMLGLMVMSYSIPLHFTEVTEVVRLGVPWWSGLTFIATGVVAIVLDKHSTMKILQVCLLASLGSTVLSVVAVIIYSVDIDRIPEVPCVNMHRNGCDVEYYATELSRGIKSALLVFTLAQTAISAVLGFLLLRHRRGFAQYASLTQAASSSPTSLIPPNLN, encoded by the exons ATGGCGGTGGCAGTCCATAGGGATCTGACGGTGCAGGTGCTGCAGGACGGGAACGCTGCCAAGCTAACTGACAGACAGCAGGCGGTGCACGCGGCTGTCAAGAGAGGAGATCCCAAATGTCTGGGG gtGAGCCAGGTGATGCTGGGGCTGATGGTCATGTCCTACTCCATTCCTCTTCACTTCACTGAAGTCACTGAGGTTGTCCGCTTGGGAGTGCCATGGTGGAGCGGCCTGAcg TTCATTGCAACAGGAGTGGTCGCTATCGTCTTGGACAAACACAGCACCATGAAGATT ctgcAGGTGTGTTTGCTGGCGAGCTTGGGGTCCACTGTGCTGTCAGTGGTGGCGGTGATCATCTACTCTGTGGACATCGACAGGATCCCGGAGGTGCCCTGCGTTAACATGCACCGTAACGGCTGCGACGTGGAGTACTACGCCACG GAGCTGAGCCGGGGGATCAAGTCGGCCCTCCTCGTCTTCACCCTGGCCCAGACAGCCATCTCGGCCGTGCTCGGCTTCCTTCTCTTAAGGCACAGACGCGGCTTCGCGCAGTACGCT TCTCTCACTCAGGCGGCGTCGTCCAGCCCCACATCACTCATCCCCCCCAACCTGAACTGA
- the vps37c gene encoding vacuolar protein sorting-associated protein 37C translates to MEKLQDLSQSELQELLDNPQRVESMALESDEIQNIQLEREMALASNRSLAEQNLDVKPRLEVEKEVLVERYSQLEAIRETYRQHCSLRDGMVGQVSPEALFSRLQTEGSKTEADSETLADEFLEGSLPLDSFLDAFLSLRSLAHKRRVRIEKLQEILRQRSEGNPSAMTSSAGVSQDPAAAPSPWNQPTTTATTANQQQPNSTAQSCSYPSQPPSTSAVGPSGLPYNTPTCLPPNPTPAAAAGSGAANPPSQFPPYPGSGSPFTPAGSYGPRPAFGPTASAACPYPSQPSFPTPHPGSAFGQYTPSPPQSGPAPYPASYSYGGYSYPAGPPYSSSQSPTGRPIYRPGYGVPQPYS, encoded by the exons ATGGAGAAGCTCCAGGAcctgagccaatcagagctacAGGAGCTCCTGGACAACCCACAGAGGGTGGAGTCCATGGCTCTGGAGTCCGACGAG ATCCAGAACATCcagctggagagagagatggcGTTGGCATCCAACCGCAGCCTGGCTGAGCAGAACCTGGACGTGAAGCCTCGGCTGGAGGTGGAGAAGGAGGTGCTGGTGGAGAGGTATTCTCAGCTAGAGGCCATCAGAGAAACCTACAGACAACACTGCTCCCTGAGAG atgggaTGGTGGGTCAGGTGTCTCCAGAGGCATTGTTCTCCAGACTACAGACAGAGGGCAGCAAAACAGAGGCAGATTCAGAG ACTCTAGCTGATGAGTTTCTGGAGGGCTCTCTGCCGTTGGACTCCTTCCTCGATGCCTTCCTCTCGCTGCGCTCCCTAGCTCACAAAAGACGGGTGAGGATAGAGAAACTCCAGGAGATCCTACGACAAAGGAGCGAGGGCAATCCCAGCGCCATGACATCATCAGCAGGCGTCAGCCAAGACCCCGCGGCCGCGCCTTCACCCTGGAATCAACCGACAACAACGGCGACGACGGCCAATCAGCAGCAGCCAAACTCGACAGCTCAGTCCTGCAGCTACCCCTCACAGCCGCCCTCCACATCCGCAGTGGGCCCCTCCGGCCTCCCCTACAACACCCCTACCTGTCTCCCACCCAACCCCACCCCTGCGGCTGCCGCGGGCTCCGGCGCGGCCAACCCCCCGTCACAGTTCCCTCCGTACCCTGGTTCCGGTTCACCCTTCACCCCAGCAGGGAGCTACGGCCCCAGGCCTGCGTTCGGGCCTACAGCTTCAGCTGCCTGCCCCTACCCTAGCCAGCCCTCCTTCCCTACCCCGCACCCGGGCTCAGCATTCGGCCAGTACACCCCAAGCCCCCCCCAGAGTGGCCCAGCGCCCTACCCAGCCTCCTACAGCTACGGAGGCTACAGCTACCCGGCCGGGCCGCCGTATTCTTCTTCTCAGTCGCCAACAGGGAGACCCATCTACAGACCAGGATACGGAGTCCCACAGCCGTACTCATGA